In Georgenia soli, a genomic segment contains:
- a CDS encoding type Z 30S ribosomal protein S14 has protein sequence MAKTALIQKANRKPKFAVRAYTRCQRCGRPHSVYRKFGLCRICLREMALAGQLPGVTKSSW, from the coding sequence ATGGCGAAGACCGCTCTGATCCAGAAGGCCAACCGCAAGCCGAAGTTCGCCGTGCGCGCCTACACCCGCTGCCAGCGCTGCGGGCGCCCGCACTCGGTGTACCGCAAGTTCGGGCTGTGCCGCATCTGCCTGCGCGAGATGGCCCTGGCGGGCCAGCTCCCCGGTGTGACCAAGTCCAGCTGGTAA
- the fusA gene encoding elongation factor G, whose protein sequence is MALDVLTDLTKVRNIGIMAHIDAGKTTTTERILFYTGINYKIGETHDGASTMDWMEQEQERGITITSAATTCFWHDNQINIIDTPGHVDFTVEVERSLRVLDGAVAVFDGKEGVEPQSETVWRQADKYNVPRICFVNKMDKLGADFFFTVKTIEDRLKATPLVMQIPIGSESDFQGVVDLVNMRALTWRGEVKIGEDYEVEEIPADLQDKAEEYRAKLIEAVAETDEELLEKYLGGEELTVEEIKKGVRALTVAGDAYPVFCGSAFKNKGIQPMLDAVIDFLPSPLDVPAVQGHAVGDEETVVERHPNEKDPFSALAFKVASHPFFGKLTYVRVYSGTVAQGAQVMNSTKGKKERIGKMFQMHSNKENPIEVAHAGHIYAFIGLKDVTTGDTLCAIDAPVILESMTFPEPVIHVAIEPKTKGDQEKLGTAIQKLAEEDPTFSVRLDEETGQTVIGGMGELHLDILVDRMRREFKVEANVGAPQVAYRETIRRAVEKVDYTHKKQTGGSGQFAKVQVTFQPLDTSEGELYEFENKVTGGRIPREYIPSVDAGIQDALQNGVLAGYPMVGVKAILLDGAYHDVDSSEMAFKIAGSMVLKEGVRKADPALLEPMMDVEVRTPEEYMGDVIGDLNSRRGMIQSMEDASGVKVVRALVPLSEMFGYVGDLRSKTQGRAVYSMQFDSYAEVPRNVAEEIIKKTRGE, encoded by the coding sequence GTGGCACTTGACGTGCTGACCGACCTGACCAAGGTCCGCAACATCGGCATCATGGCGCACATCGACGCCGGCAAGACGACGACGACCGAGCGGATCCTGTTCTACACCGGCATCAACTACAAGATCGGCGAGACGCACGACGGCGCCTCGACGATGGACTGGATGGAGCAGGAGCAGGAGCGCGGCATCACCATCACCTCCGCCGCCACCACCTGCTTCTGGCACGACAACCAGATCAACATCATCGACACGCCCGGCCACGTCGACTTCACGGTCGAGGTCGAGCGCTCCCTGCGCGTCCTCGACGGCGCGGTCGCCGTGTTCGACGGCAAGGAGGGTGTCGAGCCCCAGTCCGAGACGGTGTGGCGCCAGGCGGACAAGTACAACGTCCCGCGCATCTGCTTCGTCAACAAGATGGACAAGCTCGGCGCCGACTTCTTCTTCACCGTGAAGACGATCGAGGACCGCCTCAAGGCCACCCCGCTGGTCATGCAGATCCCGATCGGCTCGGAGTCTGACTTCCAGGGCGTCGTCGACCTCGTCAACATGCGCGCGCTCACCTGGCGCGGCGAGGTCAAGATCGGCGAGGACTACGAGGTCGAGGAGATCCCGGCCGACCTGCAGGACAAGGCCGAGGAGTACCGCGCGAAGCTGATCGAGGCGGTCGCGGAGACCGACGAGGAGCTGCTCGAGAAGTACCTCGGCGGCGAGGAGCTCACGGTCGAGGAGATCAAGAAGGGCGTCCGCGCCCTGACGGTCGCCGGCGACGCCTACCCCGTCTTCTGCGGCTCGGCGTTCAAGAACAAGGGCATCCAGCCCATGCTCGACGCCGTGATCGACTTCCTGCCCTCCCCGCTCGACGTGCCGGCCGTCCAGGGCCACGCCGTCGGCGACGAGGAGACGGTCGTCGAGCGTCACCCGAACGAGAAGGACCCCTTCTCGGCGCTGGCGTTCAAGGTCGCCTCGCACCCCTTCTTCGGCAAGCTCACCTACGTCCGGGTCTACTCGGGCACGGTGGCGCAGGGCGCCCAGGTCATGAACTCGACCAAGGGCAAGAAGGAGCGCATCGGGAAGATGTTCCAGATGCACTCCAACAAGGAGAACCCGATCGAGGTCGCCCACGCGGGCCACATCTACGCGTTCATCGGCCTGAAGGACGTCACCACCGGTGACACCCTCTGCGCCATCGACGCGCCGGTGATCCTCGAGTCGATGACCTTCCCGGAGCCCGTCATCCACGTGGCCATCGAGCCCAAGACGAAGGGCGACCAGGAGAAGCTCGGCACCGCCATCCAGAAGCTGGCGGAGGAGGACCCCACGTTCTCCGTCCGCCTCGACGAGGAGACCGGCCAGACCGTCATCGGCGGCATGGGCGAGCTCCACCTCGACATCCTCGTGGACCGTATGCGTCGCGAGTTCAAGGTCGAGGCCAACGTCGGCGCCCCCCAGGTGGCGTACCGCGAGACCATCCGCCGTGCGGTGGAGAAGGTCGACTACACCCACAAGAAGCAGACCGGTGGCTCCGGCCAGTTCGCGAAGGTGCAGGTCACCTTCCAGCCCCTCGACACCTCCGAGGGCGAGCTGTACGAGTTCGAGAACAAGGTCACCGGTGGCCGCATCCCGCGCGAGTACATCCCGAGCGTGGACGCGGGTATCCAGGACGCGCTCCAGAACGGTGTCCTCGCGGGCTACCCGATGGTGGGCGTGAAGGCCATCCTCCTGGACGGCGCCTACCACGACGTCGACTCCTCGGAGATGGCGTTCAAGATCGCCGGCTCGATGGTGCTCAAGGAAGGCGTGAGGAAGGCCGACCCGGCCCTGCTCGAGCCGATGATGGACGTCGAGGTGCGTACGCCCGAGGAGTACATGGGCGACGTCATTGGCGACCTCAACTCCCGTCGTGGCATGATCCAGTCGATGGAAGACGCGAGCGGCGTCAAGGTCGTCCGTGCTCTCGTGCCGCTGTCCGAGATGTTCGGCTACGTCGGCGACCTCCGGTCCAAGACCCAGGGTCGCGCGGTGTACTCGATGCAGTTCGACAGCTACGCGGAGGTTCCTCGGAACGTCGCCGAGGAGATCATCAAGAAGACCCGGGGCGAGTGA
- the rplB gene encoding 50S ribosomal protein L2 — MGIRKYKPTTPGRRGSSVADFVEITRSEPEKSLVRPLTKSGGRNSTGRITTRHKGGGHKRAYRVIDFRRHDKDGVPAKVAHIEYDPNRTARIALLHYADGEKRYILAPNKLKQGDRIENGAGADIKPGNNLPLRNIPVGTVIHAIELRPGGGAKIARSAGASVQLVAKEGKFAQLRMPSGEIRNVDARCRASVGEVGNAEQSNINWGKAGRMRWKGKRPTVRGVVMNPVDHPHGGGEGKTSGGRHPVSPWGQPEGRTRRPNKPSDQLIVRRRRTGKKR, encoded by the coding sequence ATGGGAATCCGTAAGTACAAGCCGACGACGCCGGGCCGCCGCGGTTCGAGCGTGGCCGACTTCGTCGAGATCACCCGGTCCGAACCGGAGAAGTCGCTGGTCCGCCCGCTGACCAAGAGCGGTGGCCGTAACTCCACCGGCCGGATCACCACCCGTCACAAGGGTGGCGGCCACAAGCGCGCCTACCGCGTGATCGACTTCCGTCGTCACGACAAGGACGGCGTGCCCGCGAAGGTCGCACACATCGAGTACGACCCGAACCGCACCGCGCGCATCGCGCTCCTGCACTACGCCGACGGCGAGAAGCGCTACATCCTCGCGCCGAACAAGCTCAAGCAGGGCGACCGCATCGAGAACGGTGCCGGCGCGGACATCAAGCCGGGCAACAACCTCCCGCTGCGCAACATCCCCGTCGGTACGGTCATCCACGCCATCGAGCTGCGGCCCGGCGGCGGCGCGAAGATCGCCCGCTCGGCCGGTGCGTCCGTCCAGCTGGTGGCGAAGGAGGGCAAGTTCGCGCAGCTGCGCATGCCCTCCGGCGAGATCCGCAACGTCGACGCCCGCTGCCGCGCCTCCGTCGGTGAGGTCGGCAACGCCGAGCAGTCCAACATCAACTGGGGCAAGGCCGGCCGTATGCGTTGGAAGGGCAAGCGCCCGACCGTGCGCGGTGTCGTCATGAACCCGGTCGACCACCCGCACGGTGGTGGTGAGGGCAAGACCTCCGGTGGTCGTCACCCGGTCAGCCCGTGGGGCCAGCCCGAGGGCCGGACCCGCCGTCCGAACAAGCCCAGCGACCAGCTCATCGTGCGCCGTCGCCGTACGGGCAAGAAGCGCTGA
- the rpmC gene encoding 50S ribosomal protein L29: protein MAIGSKGLAPADLDGMDDDRLAQELEKAKAELFNLRFSAATGQLEDHGRLKAVRRDIARIYTIVRERELGIRTAPSTEK, encoded by the coding sequence ATGGCCATCGGAAGCAAGGGTCTGGCCCCGGCCGACCTGGACGGGATGGACGACGACCGTCTCGCGCAGGAGCTGGAGAAGGCCAAGGCCGAGCTGTTCAACCTGCGGTTCTCCGCCGCCACCGGACAGCTCGAGGACCACGGCCGGCTCAAGGCCGTGCGTCGCGACATCGCCCGCATCTACACGATCGTGCGCGAGCGCGAGCTCGGCATCCGCACGGCGCCGAGCACCGAGAAGTGA
- the rplP gene encoding 50S ribosomal protein L16: protein MLIPRRTKHRKQHHPSRRGVAKGGTTIAFGDYGIQAVEGAYVTNRQIEAARIAMTRHIKRGGKVWINIFPDRPLTKKPAETRMGSGKGSPEWWIANVKPGRVMFELAGVDEQLAREAMSRAQHKLPMKTRFVSREGGEG, encoded by the coding sequence GTGCTCATCCCCCGGCGGACCAAGCACCGCAAGCAGCACCACCCCTCGCGCCGCGGCGTGGCCAAGGGTGGCACCACGATCGCCTTCGGCGACTACGGCATCCAGGCTGTCGAGGGTGCGTACGTCACCAACCGGCAGATCGAGGCCGCCCGTATCGCCATGACCCGCCACATCAAGCGTGGCGGCAAGGTGTGGATCAACATCTTCCCCGACCGTCCGCTCACCAAGAAGCCGGCCGAGACCCGCATGGGCTCCGGCAAGGGCTCGCCCGAGTGGTGGATCGCCAACGTCAAGCCCGGCCGCGTCATGTTCGAGCTCGCCGGCGTGGATGAGCAGCTCGCTCGCGAGGCCATGAGCCGCGCGCAGCACAAGCTGCCGATGAAGACTCGCTTCGTGAGTCGTGAGGGTGGTGAAGGCTGA
- the rpsJ gene encoding 30S ribosomal protein S10 has translation MAGQKIRIRLKSYDHEVIDSSARKIVDTVTRAGATVVGPVPLPTEKNVFTVIRSPHKYKDSREHFEMRTHKRLIDIVDPTPKAVDSLMRLDLPADVNIEIKL, from the coding sequence ATGGCGGGACAGAAGATCCGCATCCGGCTCAAGTCCTACGACCACGAGGTCATCGACAGCTCGGCGCGCAAGATCGTCGACACGGTGACTCGCGCTGGTGCGACGGTCGTGGGCCCGGTGCCGCTGCCGACGGAGAAGAACGTCTTCACCGTCATCCGTTCGCCCCACAAGTACAAGGACAGCCGCGAGCACTTCGAGATGCGCACCCACAAGCGCCTCATCGACATCGTCGACCCGACGCCGAAGGCTGTCGACTCGCTCATGCGTCTCGACCTGCCGGCGGACGTCAACATCGAGATCAAGCTCTGA
- the tuf gene encoding elongation factor Tu has product MAKAKFERTKPHVNIGTIGHVDHGKTTLTAAISKVLADKYPDPNTFTPFDQVDNAPEERQRGITINVSHVEYQTDKRHYAHVDAPGHADYIKNMITGAAQMDGAILVVAATDGPMAQTREHVLLARQVGVPYLLVALNKSDMVDDEEILELVEMEVRELLSSQGFPGDDVPVVRVSALKALEGDPQWVKSVEDLMEAVDENVPDPVRDIDKPFLMPIEDVFTITGRGTVVTGRVERGQLKVNEEVEIVGIKEAKQTTTVTGIEMFRKLLDTADAGENVGLLLRGTKREDVERGQVVCKPGSITPHTQFEGQVYILAKDEGGRHNPFYSNYRPQFYFRTTDVTGVITLPEGTEMVMPGDNTEMTVELIQPIAMEEGLGFAIREGGRTVGSGRVTKIIK; this is encoded by the coding sequence GTGGCGAAGGCCAAGTTCGAGCGGACCAAGCCGCACGTCAACATCGGCACCATCGGTCACGTCGACCACGGCAAGACGACGCTGACCGCTGCCATCTCCAAGGTGCTGGCCGACAAGTACCCGGACCCGAACACGTTCACGCCGTTCGACCAGGTCGACAACGCTCCCGAGGAGCGTCAGCGCGGTATCACGATCAACGTCTCGCACGTCGAGTACCAGACCGACAAGCGCCACTACGCGCACGTCGACGCCCCCGGTCACGCCGACTACATCAAGAACATGATCACCGGTGCCGCCCAGATGGACGGCGCGATCCTGGTGGTCGCGGCGACCGACGGCCCGATGGCCCAGACCCGCGAGCACGTCCTGCTCGCCCGTCAGGTCGGCGTGCCCTACCTGCTCGTCGCGCTGAACAAGTCCGACATGGTCGACGACGAGGAGATCCTCGAGCTCGTCGAGATGGAGGTCCGCGAGCTCCTGTCCTCCCAGGGCTTCCCCGGCGACGACGTCCCCGTGGTCCGCGTCTCGGCGCTCAAGGCGCTCGAGGGCGACCCGCAGTGGGTCAAGTCGGTCGAGGACCTCATGGAGGCCGTGGACGAGAACGTCCCGGACCCGGTCCGCGACATCGACAAGCCGTTCCTCATGCCGATCGAGGACGTCTTCACCATCACCGGGCGCGGCACCGTCGTCACCGGTCGTGTGGAGCGCGGTCAGCTCAAGGTGAACGAGGAGGTCGAGATCGTCGGTATCAAGGAGGCGAAGCAGACCACCACCGTCACCGGCATCGAGATGTTCCGGAAGCTGCTCGACACCGCCGACGCCGGCGAGAACGTCGGTCTGCTGCTCCGCGGCACCAAGCGTGAGGACGTCGAGCGCGGCCAGGTCGTCTGCAAGCCTGGCTCGATCACCCCGCACACCCAGTTCGAGGGCCAGGTCTACATCCTCGCCAAGGACGAGGGCGGGCGTCACAACCCGTTCTACTCGAACTACCGTCCGCAGTTCTACTTCCGCACCACCGACGTCACCGGCGTCATCACGCTGCCCGAGGGCACCGAGATGGTCATGCCCGGCGACAACACCGAGATGACGGTCGAGCTCATCCAGCCGATCGCCATGGAGGAGGGCCTCGGCTTCGCCATCCGTGAGGGTGGCCGCACCGTCGGCTCCGGCCGCGTCACCAAGATCATCAAGTGA
- the rplC gene encoding 50S ribosomal protein L3: protein MTTTSQQAAGRATKALLGTKLGMTQVWDEAGRLVPVTVVQVGTNVVTQVRTAETDGYNAVQLATGQIDPRKVTQPLKGHFEKAGVTPRRHVTEIRTSDADEYSLGQKLGVDLFEAGQRVDVVGTTKGKGTAGVMKRHGFAGVSASHGAHRNHRKPGSIGGASTPGRVFRGQRMAGRMGNARQTTQNLKIHAVDAERGLLLVAGAVPGNKGGVVVIRTAAKGA from the coding sequence ATGACTACGACTTCCCAGCAGGCTGCCGGCCGCGCCACCAAGGCGCTGCTCGGCACGAAGCTCGGCATGACCCAGGTGTGGGACGAGGCCGGCCGCCTCGTGCCCGTCACGGTCGTCCAGGTGGGCACGAACGTGGTGACGCAGGTGCGTACCGCGGAGACCGACGGCTACAACGCCGTGCAGCTCGCCACCGGCCAGATCGACCCGCGCAAGGTCACGCAGCCGCTCAAGGGCCACTTCGAGAAGGCCGGGGTCACCCCGCGCCGCCACGTCACGGAGATCCGCACCTCCGACGCCGACGAGTACAGCCTCGGCCAGAAGCTCGGCGTGGACCTCTTCGAGGCCGGCCAGCGTGTCGACGTCGTCGGCACCACCAAGGGCAAGGGCACCGCGGGCGTCATGAAGCGCCACGGCTTCGCCGGCGTGTCCGCCTCGCACGGTGCGCACCGCAACCACCGCAAGCCGGGTTCGATCGGCGGCGCCTCGACGCCGGGCCGCGTGTTTCGCGGCCAGCGGATGGCCGGCCGGATGGGTAACGCGCGCCAGACCACCCAGAACCTGAAGATCCACGCCGTCGACGCCGAGCGCGGGCTGCTGCTCGTCGCCGGTGCCGTTCCCGGCAACAAGGGTGGCGTCGTCGTGATCCGTACCGCCGCGAAGGGGGCGTGA
- the rplE gene encoding 50S ribosomal protein L5, whose amino-acid sequence MSETTTTSSPRLKQRYRDEIVAGLREEFQHANVNQVAGLTKIVVNMGVGDAARDSKLIEGAIRDLSLITGQKPQVTKARKSIAQFKLREGQPIGAHVTLRGDRMWEFLDRLLSVALPRIRDFRGLSPKQFDGHGNYTFGLTEQSMFHEIDQDKIDRVRGMDITVVTSATTDDEGRSLLRRLGFPFKED is encoded by the coding sequence ATGAGCGAGACCACCACCACCTCGAGCCCGCGCCTCAAGCAGCGCTACCGCGACGAGATCGTCGCCGGCCTGCGCGAGGAGTTCCAGCACGCCAACGTGAACCAGGTCGCCGGCCTGACCAAGATCGTGGTCAACATGGGCGTGGGCGACGCCGCTCGTGACTCGAAGCTGATCGAGGGCGCCATCCGCGACCTCAGCCTCATCACCGGCCAGAAGCCGCAGGTCACCAAGGCCCGCAAGTCCATCGCGCAGTTCAAGCTGCGCGAGGGTCAGCCGATCGGCGCGCACGTGACGCTGCGCGGCGACCGCATGTGGGAGTTCCTCGACCGTCTGCTCTCGGTGGCGCTGCCCCGCATCCGCGACTTCCGCGGCCTGTCGCCCAAGCAGTTCGACGGCCACGGGAACTACACCTTCGGTCTCACCGAGCAGTCGATGTTCCACGAGATCGACCAGGACAAGATCGACCGGGTGCGCGGCATGGACATCACGGTCGTCACCTCGGCCACCACCGACGACGAGGGTCGCTCGCTGCTGCGTCGCCTCGGATTCCCTTTCAAGGAGGACTGA
- the rplX gene encoding 50S ribosomal protein L24 — protein sequence MAKIKKGDLVVVIAGRDKGKQGRVLEVLKDSDRVVVEGVQRATKHTKVGQSSRGARTGGIETVEAPIHVSNVMVVDPETKKGTRVGYRTEQVERDGRNRTVRVRVAKRSGKDI from the coding sequence ATGGCGAAGATCAAGAAGGGCGACCTCGTGGTCGTCATCGCCGGCCGGGACAAGGGCAAGCAGGGCCGGGTGCTCGAGGTTCTCAAGGACTCCGACCGCGTCGTCGTCGAGGGCGTCCAGCGCGCCACGAAGCACACGAAGGTCGGCCAGTCCAGCCGCGGCGCCCGCACCGGCGGTATCGAGACGGTCGAGGCCCCCATCCACGTCAGCAACGTGATGGTCGTCGACCCGGAGACCAAGAAGGGCACCCGGGTGGGCTACCGCACCGAGCAGGTCGAGCGCGACGGCCGGAACCGCACCGTGCGGGTCCGCGTGGCCAAGCGTTCCGGTAAGGACATCTGA
- the rplN gene encoding 50S ribosomal protein L14 has product MIQQESRLKVADNTGAKEILCIRVLGGSGRRYAGIGDTIVATVKDAIPGGNVKKGDVVKAVIVRTTKERRRPDGSYIKFDENAAVILKADGDPRGTRIFGPVGRELRDKKFMRIISLAPEVL; this is encoded by the coding sequence ATGATCCAGCAGGAGTCGCGGCTGAAGGTCGCCGACAACACCGGTGCGAAGGAGATCCTCTGCATCCGGGTTCTCGGCGGCTCGGGCCGGCGCTATGCCGGCATCGGCGACACGATCGTCGCCACCGTCAAGGACGCCATCCCCGGCGGCAACGTCAAGAAGGGCGACGTCGTCAAGGCGGTCATCGTCCGGACGACGAAGGAGCGCCGCCGCCCGGACGGCTCGTACATCAAGTTCGACGAGAACGCAGCCGTCATCCTCAAGGCCGACGGCGACCCGCGCGGGACCCGCATCTTCGGCCCGGTGGGCCGCGAGCTGCGCGACAAGAAGTTCATGCGCATCATTTCTCTGGCGCCGGAGGTGCTCTGA
- the rpsC gene encoding 30S ribosomal protein S3: MGQKVNPTGFRLGITTDHRSRWFADSTKAGQRYRDYVREDVAIRRLMSAGLERAGISKVDIERTRDRVRVDLHTARPGIVIGRRGAEADRLRGELEKLTGKQVQLNILEVKNPEVDAQLVAQGIAEQLASRVSFRRAMRKGMQSAQRAGAKGIRVQCSGRLGGAEMSRSEFYREGRVPLHTLRANIDFGFFEARTTFGRIGVKVWIYKGDVTEKEYAREQADSASRAPRGRGGERRGAPRRDGAGRGGESRAQAAPAAAGQGETPAAEASAQTGTEA; encoded by the coding sequence GTGGGTCAGAAGGTCAACCCGACCGGGTTCCGGCTCGGTATCACCACCGATCACCGTTCGCGCTGGTTCGCCGACAGCACCAAGGCCGGCCAGCGGTACCGCGACTACGTGCGCGAGGACGTGGCGATCCGTCGCCTCATGTCCGCCGGGCTCGAGCGCGCCGGCATCTCCAAGGTCGACATCGAGCGCACGCGTGACCGCGTCCGCGTCGACCTGCACACCGCCCGCCCGGGCATCGTCATCGGGCGACGCGGCGCGGAGGCCGACCGCCTGCGCGGCGAGCTCGAGAAGCTCACGGGCAAGCAGGTCCAGCTGAACATCCTCGAGGTCAAGAACCCCGAGGTCGACGCCCAGCTGGTCGCCCAGGGCATCGCCGAGCAGCTCGCCAGCCGCGTGTCCTTCCGCCGCGCCATGCGCAAGGGCATGCAGTCCGCGCAGCGCGCCGGCGCCAAGGGCATCCGCGTGCAGTGCTCCGGCCGTCTCGGCGGCGCCGAGATGTCGCGTTCCGAGTTCTACCGCGAGGGGCGCGTGCCGCTGCACACCCTGCGCGCGAACATCGACTTCGGGTTCTTCGAGGCCCGCACCACCTTCGGCCGCATCGGCGTGAAGGTCTGGATCTACAAGGGTGACGTGACCGAGAAGGAGTACGCCCGCGAGCAGGCCGACTCCGCCTCCCGCGCGCCGCGCGGTCGTGGTGGGGAGCGCCGTGGCGCCCCGCGCCGTGACGGTGCCGGCCGCGGCGGCGAGTCCCGCGCGCAGGCTGCTCCCGCCGCGGCGGGCCAGGGCGAGACCCCGGCCGCCGAGGCTTCGGCACAGACCGGAACGGAGGCCTGA
- the rpsQ gene encoding 30S ribosomal protein S17 yields MSENTTSTAAEAAEDRNFRKSRRGYVVSDKMDKTVVVEVEDRVKHALYGKVIRRTEKVKAHDETNEVGVGDLVLIMETRPLSATKRYRVVEVLEKAK; encoded by the coding sequence GTGAGCGAGAACACGACGTCCACGGCTGCCGAGGCCGCCGAGGACCGCAACTTCCGCAAGTCGCGCCGCGGTTACGTGGTCAGCGACAAGATGGACAAGACCGTTGTGGTCGAGGTCGAGGACCGCGTCAAGCACGCGCTCTACGGCAAGGTCATCCGCCGCACCGAGAAGGTCAAGGCGCACGACGAGACCAACGAGGTCGGCGTCGGTGACCTGGTCCTGATCATGGAGACCCGTCCGCTGTCGGCCACCAAGCGCTACCGCGTGGTCGAGGTCCTCGAGAAGGCCAAGTAG
- the rpsS gene encoding 30S ribosomal protein S19 encodes MPRSLKKGPFVDDHLQKKVDAQNDKGTKNVIKTWSRRSVITPDFLGHTFAVHDGRKHVPVFVTESMVGHKLGEFAPTRTYRGHDKDDRKARRR; translated from the coding sequence ATGCCTCGCAGTCTGAAGAAGGGTCCTTTCGTAGACGACCACCTGCAGAAGAAGGTGGACGCTCAGAACGACAAGGGCACCAAGAACGTCATCAAGACCTGGTCCCGCCGGTCGGTCATCACGCCCGACTTCCTCGGGCACACCTTTGCGGTGCACGACGGCCGGAAGCACGTGCCGGTCTTCGTCACCGAGTCGATGGTCGGCCACAAGCTCGGGGAGTTCGCCCCGACCCGCACCTACCGCGGGCACGACAAGGACGACCGCAAGGCTCGTCGCCGCTGA
- the rplV gene encoding 50S ribosomal protein L22 — protein MEAKAQARFVRVTPQKARRVVDVVRGKRAEEAVSVLRFAPQAAAEPVRKVVESAIANARVKADQASEAFDENKLVILEAFVDEGPTLKRFRPRAQGRASRILKRTSHITVIVGEAESNGAAKQAAGTKGRTR, from the coding sequence ATGGAAGCCAAGGCGCAGGCGCGATTCGTGCGCGTCACGCCTCAGAAGGCACGCCGTGTCGTGGACGTCGTCCGCGGCAAGCGCGCCGAGGAGGCGGTGTCCGTGCTGCGGTTCGCCCCGCAGGCGGCGGCCGAGCCCGTGCGCAAGGTCGTGGAGAGCGCGATCGCCAACGCCCGGGTGAAGGCCGACCAGGCCAGCGAGGCGTTCGACGAGAACAAGCTCGTCATTCTCGAGGCGTTCGTCGACGAGGGACCCACCCTGAAGCGGTTCCGTCCGCGGGCCCAGGGGCGGGCGAGCCGCATCCTCAAGCGCACCAGCCACATCACCGTCATCGTCGGTGAGGCTGAGTCCAACGGCGCGGCCAAGCAGGCCGCCGGCACGAAGGGGAGGACCCGATAG
- the rplW gene encoding 50S ribosomal protein L23 yields MSLEASKNPRDIIIKPIVSEKSYGLIDEGKYTFEVDPRSNKTEIKNAVEKIFDVKVASVNTANRPGKSRRTKFGLGKRKDTKRAIVTLREGTIDIFGEVAG; encoded by the coding sequence GTGAGCCTCGAGGCGAGCAAGAACCCCCGCGACATCATCATCAAGCCGATCGTCTCCGAGAAGAGCTACGGCCTGATCGACGAGGGCAAGTACACCTTCGAGGTGGACCCGCGCTCGAACAAGACCGAGATCAAGAACGCCGTCGAGAAGATCTTCGACGTCAAGGTCGCCTCCGTGAACACGGCGAACCGTCCGGGCAAGTCCCGCCGGACCAAGTTCGGTCTCGGCAAGCGCAAGGACACCAAGCGCGCGATCGTCACGCTGCGCGAGGGGACCATCGACATCTTTGGCGAGGTCGCCGGCTGA
- the rplD gene encoding 50S ribosomal protein L4 has protein sequence MATTQTIDVLDATGEKAGSAELPAEVFDVQTNVPLIHQVVVAQLAAARQGTHATKTRGDVRGGGRKPYKQKGTGRARQGSTRAPQFAGGGVVHGPQPRDYSQRTPKKMKAAALRGALSDRARAGRVHVVSELVSGETPKTAMALTALRNVVADRTALVVLERGDELTVLSLRNVPSVHLLWVDQLNTYDVLVNDDVVFTSGALQAFLRGPKAEEETK, from the coding sequence ATGGCAACCACGCAGACCATCGACGTCCTGGACGCCACGGGGGAGAAGGCCGGCTCGGCCGAGCTGCCCGCCGAGGTGTTCGACGTCCAGACCAACGTGCCGCTGATCCACCAGGTCGTCGTCGCGCAGCTCGCGGCGGCCCGCCAGGGCACGCACGCCACCAAGACCCGCGGCGATGTCCGCGGCGGTGGCCGCAAGCCCTACAAGCAGAAGGGTACGGGCCGCGCCCGCCAGGGTTCGACCCGCGCGCCGCAGTTCGCCGGCGGTGGCGTCGTCCACGGCCCGCAGCCGCGCGACTACAGCCAGCGCACCCCCAAGAAGATGAAGGCCGCCGCCCTGCGTGGCGCCCTGTCGGACCGGGCCCGCGCCGGCCGCGTGCACGTCGTCTCCGAGCTCGTCTCCGGCGAGACCCCGAAGACCGCCATGGCCCTCACCGCGCTGAGGAACGTCGTCGCCGACCGCACCGCGCTGGTCGTCCTCGAGCGCGGGGACGAGCTGACCGTCCTGAGCCTGCGCAACGTCCCGAGCGTCCACCTGCTCTGGGTCGACCAGCTCAACACCTACGACGTCCTGGTCAACGACGACGTCGTGTTCACCTCCGGTGCGCTGCAGGCGTTCCTGCGCGGCCCGAAGGCCGAGGAGGAGACCAAGTGA